A DNA window from Cutaneotrichosporon cavernicola HIS019 DNA, chromosome: 2 contains the following coding sequences:
- the RIB1 gene encoding uncharacterized protein (GTP cyclohydrolase II), translating into MDVVLPTPPAQVQQFSHHRPPSHHIAKADLDFLSLISSDSPSGNSSPATTGSSRKGNTRDQAFDALLLQAVIAGSAADLTRHHIAHGAIMNTGAYASCDQSRPSTPNGRPVPNRQPQQQSQPQPAPIPPSRQAPRSVRLQAEVAQRAQLAAAAAHVPVPTKNRTRRMSTDPSPIVQVLQQASPAHVNFYHGRGMPLAKPQGKASVRCMARTRVPTPHGEVFLHLYHNSHDGKDHLAMVTDPIQLDPAARRAAPKGRREIRSRTLDACWRDGETNVERVVRGAYVGRLQPGSEGQASVPKSAVQYAAEDAGEYDDDNDADCLPLVRIHSECFTGETIGSMRCDCGEQLDEAMRRIAEPQTVGKADYLPTPEASRAPSPGDTNGSCPLVPGRGVVIYMRQEGRGIGLLEKIRAYNLQDLGHDTVTANLMLGHGADERSYAVAAEILRDLGLAGDEALGRGGVRLLTNNPEKVEGLSAEGIRIAERVGMVPRDWQCKHSTPKREAMELDDEETEYGEWRARRAGVGLLGATTTRGPELEKYLRTKIERMGHMIEIPE; encoded by the exons ATggacgtcgtcctccccactcccccaGCACAAGTACAGCAGTTCTCTCACCACCGGCCACCTTCTCACCACATTGCAaaggccgacctcgactttTTGTCTCTAATCTCCTCCGACTCTCCCTCCGGTAACTCATCCCCGGCCACCACCGGCAGTAGTAGGAAAGGCAATACACGCGACCAGGCATTCgacgctctcctccttcaGGCCGTTATCGCAGGCAGCGCAGCCGACCTCACACGCCATCACATTGCTCACGGTGCCATCATGAACACGGGCGCCTACGCATCCTGCGACCAGAGCCGTCCCTCCACCCCCAATGGCCGGCCCGTTCCTAATCGGCAACCTCAGCAGCAGTCGCAGCCCCAGCCGGCCCCCATCCCCCCGTCTAGGCAAGCACCTCGCTCCGTTCGCCTTCAGGCCGAGGTTGCCCAGCgggcccagctcgccgctGCTGCAGCCCACGTACCAGTGCCCACCAAGAACAGGACACGGCGCATGTCAACTGACCCATCACCCATCGTCCAGGTCCTGCAACAGGCATCACCGGCGCACGTCAACTTTTACCACGGGCGTGGCATGCCGCTTGCCAAGCCGCAGGGCAAGGCAAGTGTGCGCTGCATGGCCCGTACGCGTGTCCCCACACCGCACGGCGAGGTGTTCCTCCACCTCTATCACAACAGCcacgacggcaaggaccaCCTCGCCATGGTGACAGACCCCATCCAGCTCGACCCCGCCGCAAGGCGTGCCGCACCAAAGGGCCGCCGCGAGATCCGCTCGCGTACCCTCGATGCGTGTtggcgcgacggcgagacgaacgtggagcgcgtcgtgcgcGGCGCATACGTCGGCCGGCTCCAGCCCGGGTCAGAGGGACAAGCGTCCGTCCCGAAGAGCGCAGTACAGtacgccgccgaggacgctggggagtacgacgacgacaacgatGCCGACTGCCTTCCGCTCGTGCGGATTCACTCAGAGTGCTTCACGGGCGAGACGATTGGGAGCATGCGCTGCGACTGCGGCGaacagctcgacgaggcgatgCGCCGTATCGCCGAGCCCCAGACTGTCGGCAAGGCCGACTACCTCCCCACGCCTGAGGCATCGCGCGCACCGAGCCCCGGCGACACGAACGGCTCATGCCCTCTGGTCCCGGGGCGTGGTGTGGTCATCTACATGCGGCAGGAGGGACGAGGCATTGGGCTACTCGAGAAGATCCGCGCCTACAACCTCCAGGATCTGGGGCACGACACGGTCACTGCCAACCTCATGCTCGGACATGGCGCTGACGAACGCTCGTATGCTGTGGCTGCCGAGAtcctccgcgacctcgggcttgcgggcgacgaggcgcttggccgcggcggcgtccgTCTCCTCACCAACAACCCTGAGAAGGTTGAGGGCCTCTCAGCCGAGGGTATCCGTatcgccgagcgcgtcggcatGGTCCCCCGTGACTGGCAGTGCAAGCACTCGACGCCAAAGCGGGAAGCGatggagctcgacgacgaggagaccgAGTATGGCGAGTGGCGGGCGAGACGCGCCGGCGTTGGGCTGCTGGGtgcgacgacgacgcgcggaCCAGAGCTCGAGAAGTACCTTCGCACAAAGATTGAGCGGATGGGCCACA TGATTGAGATTCCCGAGTAG
- a CDS encoding uncharacterized protein (MaoC like domain), which yields MGLDFKDLVVVITGGGGALGRSYALMYGRGGGKVVINDVSQEAAEKVAAEVRQVGGQAAVSVGSVMDGEKIIGDAVKAFGTVHVLINNAGILRDKSFRNMTQKEFDEVYDIHVKGAYYITKAVWPLFRAQKFGRVVNTASPAGIYGNGGQTNYSGAKMALITFAQVLNAEGVKYNIKANTIAPLAASQMTATVMTPEVLSHLSPEHIAPLVGVLTARNGPDVGGRLFEVGAGFYGEVKWQQSEGHVFKADDSFTPNAVDVAWPKVKDFSKGATFPGKSDGPKMMEIVKLQPQLKPNPQGPSVANSFKGYTVLITGAGAGLGAAYARYFAQYGANVAVNDINAAAALKVVDEVNRLGGVGIAAVGSVEEPEAIVKAVIDRFGTVHALINNAGILRDKAFINTTPEIFNSVFDIHVRGSWKMAKAVWPYMYKQQFGRILNTSSPNGVTGVHGQANYGTAKAAIIGFTRALAIEGRKNNIYVNAMCPSAGTAMTATVWTQELLDTFKPDFVAPISAYLASPLCHDNGVIIKAFGGLAAEYRWMRTGGFYFPNDRPATADQLAAKWDIVTKVDGRAIFPSHPGEARAPITANFSNQRGARL from the exons ATGGGCCTCGACTTCAAGGACCTCGTTGTCGTCATCAccggcggtggtggtgcccTTGGGCGCTC CTACGCCCTCATGtacggccgcggcggcggcaaggtcgtcaTCAACGACGTCTCGCAGGAGGCTGCTGAGaaggtcgccgccgaggttcGCCAGGTTGGCGGCCAGGCTGCTGTCTCTGTCGGCTCGGTCATGGACGGCGAGAAGATTAtcggcgacgccgtcaaggcgtTCGGCACCGTCCACGTCCTGATCAACAACGCCGGTATCCTTCGCGACAAGTCGTTCCGCAACATGACCCAGAAGGAGTTTGACGAGGTCTACGACATCCACGTCAAGGGCGCCTACTACATCACCAAGGCTGTTTGGCCCCTCTTCCGTGCCCAGAAGTTTGGCCGCGTTGTCAACACCGCTTCCCCCGCCGGCATCTACGGCAATGGAGGCCAGACCAACTACTCGGGCGCCAAGATGGCTCTCATCACCTTTGCGCAGGtcctcaacgccgagggcgtcaagTACAACATCAAGGCGAACACCATCGctcccctcgccgcctcgcaGATGACCGCTACGGTTATGACCCCCGAGGTTCTCTCGCACCTTAGCCCCGAGCACATCGCTCCCCTTGTTGGTGTTCTTACCGCTCGCAATGGccccgacgtcggcggTCGCCtcttcgaggtcggcgctgGCTTCTACGGCGAGGTCAAGTGGCAGCAGTCCGAGGGCCACGTCttcaaggccgacgacagCTTCACTCCCAACGCTGTCGACGTTGCCTGGcccaaggtcaaggactTTAGCAAGGGCGCGACGTTCCCCGGCAAGAGCGACGGCCCCAAGATGATGGAGATTGTCAAGCTCCAGCCCCAGCTCAAGCCCAATCCCCAGGGCCCCTCGGTCGCCAACAGCTTCAAGGGGTACACCGTCCTTATTACCGGTGCCGGTGCCGGTCTTGGTGCCGCCTACGCCCGCTACTTTGCCCAGTATGGTGCCAACGTTGCTGTCAACGACatcaacgccgccgcggccctcaaggtcgttgacgaggttAACCGCCTCGGAGGTGTCGGTATCGCCGCTGTCGGCAGCGTTGAGGAGCCCGAGGCGATTGTCAAGGCTGTCATCGACCGCTTCGGCACCGTCCACGCTCTCATCAACAACGCCGGTATCCTCCGTGACAAGGCGTTCATCAACACCACTCCCGAGATCTTTAACTCGGTGTTTGACATCCACGTCCGCGGCTCGTGGAAGATGGCAAAGGCTGTCTGGCCCTACATGTACAAGCAGCAGTTCGGGCGTATCCTCAACACCTCGTCTCCCAACGGTGTGACCGGTGTCCACGGCCAGGCCAACTACGGCActgccaaggccgccatCATCGGCTTCACGCGTGCTCTTGCCATCGAGGGCCGCAAGAACAACATCTACGTCAACGCAATGTGCCCCTCTGCCGGCACTGCCATGACCGCCACCGTCTGGACCCAGGAGCTCCTTGACACGTTCAAGCCCGACTTTGTTGCCCCTATCTCGGCATacctcgcctcgccgctctGCCACGACAACGGCGTCATCATCAAGGCGTTTGGTGGTCTCGCGGCCGAGTACCGCTGGATGCGCACCGGCGGTTTCTACTTCCCCAACGACCGCCCCGCAACGGCtgaccagctcgccgccaagTGGGACATCGTCACCAAGGTCGACGGTCGTGCCAtcttcccctcccaccctGGAGAGGCACGTGCCCCCATCACCGCCAACTTCTCCAAccagcgcggcgcgcgtctCTAA
- a CDS encoding uncharacterized protein (Protein of unknown function (DUF726)): MLPAPRAHNVAAPPKASASGWADDLDDDDGWQDMPVVRSDDFTSELDAIDDKRYGFRPPARLDVDEKEAAAMSNATGVRLELEPDMLTTDSWREKADVDEGEYTRLRLNEDNESEDVHMRTRYLFDEDKAMTPLSQMQATKELLTEGQRIAYVGLCQLIARRMVRDMGRGWDGTKEKARQAKMWKGKGRPHDVAAVESGNIWMLKIMARLYQHMELSPDEQRMIESLAEHGVDPADLVPALMATHTVKNPEFDPEAKRRADLKIEEEHLDSVPEEEDDPAPPYEEAVKTPPAHEPASRKPLASPPQQPPASTSTIRAMPSLFDDDEAEPSQTTLPPPRSSSLRPMPSLFDDDGDMGSSSSPTPRPAEDDDGDIAGGLRPASSSPRRSYDSPGLLEARRSSDGRRSSEGRRSSEGRRSADSRRSSGSRSSGERRRSGDAATEVPPGSPPKPVETTPRPEQAALDGGEDFQAMPALPGVSTSLTAADETVTLDIRWTVLCDLFLVLIADSMYDSRSRAFLERVANSLGFVWLDIVRFENRVTDALEIEESVSQLEHGDVIESRKKRGKTRRYALMGAAAAGGALVIGLSAGLLAPVIGAGLGAALGVVGISGTAGFLTGVGGITMITTTGVLTGANIAGRGMAKRTREVRTFILKPLHNNKRVSCYITVGGFMAGRGDDVRLPFSVLDQIVGDVFSVLWEPEMMAEMGNAIAIISNEVLSSVGQQILAATIAGVLMSALQWPVLLAKLGYLIDNPWSNAMDRAKAAGLVLADVLIERHVGVRPTSLIGFSLGARMIFYALLELARRGAYGIVQDVYLFGATMTANRQTWLDARSVVGGRFVNGFSTNDWMLGYLLRAATGGLQTVAGLRPVETVPGLENVEVTDLIHGHMSYRTVMPQLLARVGFPVTAEYFDEPDDPDLDPDIQERYIVHGEEEEPQKQKKILGIFPRKSKGSRTNSGVSTPVRRSGDTGAVPATPAQDDDDLPPREDGPPNEGHPPREEEADIGERPRVSHEPRASDDSHRVSSDVPQTSSLDPADEEAAVHHIPKTAGFDFAAIGKVLGKDLDVTKIEHHPAPPPEARPTSPFKAPERTESAPPHAVSPTPADLTSPLRSQTAISFHGLAVEDDGDIAIMAQKQAAEQASASASLEMPSWDRPAWPVEEKKKAPSIFGFNAWAPTQSGSGSYNEVGMRAAPPARPHPPELMANPFANPFASNGESSSSVGTGRSPPKRLEMALENPW; the protein is encoded by the exons ATGCTCCCCGCCCCGCGCGCGCACAATGTTGCGGCGCCGCCAAAGGCTTCGGCTTCGGGCTGGGCGGACGatctcgacgacgatgatggGTGGCAGG ATATGCCGGTCGTCCGCTCCGACGACTTTACATCCGAACTAGACGCCATCGATGACAAGCGATATGGTTTCCGCCCACCAGCGCGACttgacgttgacgagaaggaggcggcggccatGTCGAATGCGACCGgcgtgcgcctcgagctcgagcctGACATGCTCACGACCGACTCGTGGCGTGAAaaggccgacgtcgacgagggcgagtacACACGCCTCCGGCTGAACGAGGACAACGAGAGTGAAGACGTTCACATGCGCACACGCTACCtctttgacgaggacaaggcgaTGACGCCACTCAGCCAGATGCAGGCGACCAAGGAGCTGCTGACGGAGGGGCAGCGGATTGCGTACGTCGGCCTGTGCCAGCTCATTGCGCGGCGCATGGTGCGCGACATGGGCCGCGGGTGGGATGGGACtaaggagaaggcgcgccAGGCCAAGATGtggaaggggaaggggcggCCGCACGACGTGGCCGCCGTTGAGAGTGGGAATATCTGGATGCTCAAGATCATGGCGCGGCTATACCAGCACATGGAGCTGAGCCCCGATG AGCAGCGCATGATCGAGagcctcgccgagcacggTGTCGAccccgccgacctcgtgccGGCGCTGATGGCTACGCACACGGTCAAGAACCCCGAGTTCGAccccgaggccaagcgTCGTGCAGACCTGAAGATCGAGGAAGAGCACCTAGATTCTGTgccggaggaggaggatgaccCCGCCCCGCCATACGAGGAAGCGGTAAAGACACCGCCCGCGCACGAGCCGGCATCCCGCAAGCCCCTCGCGTCCCCACCGCAGCAACCACctgcctccacctcgacaaTACGGGCCATGCCCTCACTCttcgatgacgacgaggcagaGCCATCACAGACAACActgccaccaccacgcagctcgtcgttgcGGCCCATGCCGAGCCTCTTTGATGATGACGGGGACATGGGGTCGTCTTCATCGCCAACGCCCCGACCAgctgaggacgacgacggagACATCGCAGGCGGCCTGCGCCCAgcgtcgtcatcgccaCGCCGTTCGTATGACAGCCCTGGACTGTTGGAAGCACGACGCTCGTCTGATGGGCGACGCTCGTCTGAAGGGCGCCGCTCGTCGGAGGGCCGGAGGTCGGCGGACAGTCGGAGATCGTCTGGGAGCCGCTCGTCAGGCGAGCGGAGGAGATCTGGGGATGCAGCAACAGAGGTCCCCCCCGGATCCCCACCCAAGCCCGTCGAGACCACGCCCAGGCCCGAGCAGGCCGCACtagacggcggcgaggacttCCAAGCCATGCCTGCGCTGCCGGGCGTGTCCACGTCCTTGACTGCTGCAGACGAGACGGTCACCTTGGATATTCGATGGACCGTT ctcTGTGACCTCTTTCTCGTTCTCATCGCCGACTCGATGTacgactcgcgctcgcgcgctttcctcgagcgcgtaGCCAACTCCCTAGGCTTCGTGTGGCTAGACATTGTGCGCTTCGAGAACCGTGTGACGGACGCGCTTgagatcgaggagagcgTTTCGCAGCTGGAGCATGGCGACGTGATCGAGAGCCGGAAGAAGAGAGGCAAGACACGCCGATACGCACTCATGGgcgctgctgcggctggcggcgcgctcgtcatCGGTCTCTCGGCCGGTCTCCTCGCACCTGTCATCGGTGCtgggctcggcgcggcTCTCGGTGTCGTCGGCATCAGCGGTACGGCGGGCTTCCTCACaggcgtcggcggcatcaCCATGATCACGACTACGGGTGTGCTTACTGGCGCGAACATTGCCGGTAGAGGTATGGCAAAGCGTACTCGCGAGGTGAGAACGTTCATCCTGAAGCCGCTGCACAACAACAAACGCGTGTCCTGCTACATCACCGTGGGCGGTTTCATGGCGGGCAGGGGGGACGACGTGCGCCTCCCGTtctccgtcctcgaccagaTTGTCGGTGACGTCTTCTCGGTACTGTGGGAGCCTGAGATGATGGCCGAGATGGGTAACGCCATCGCGATCATCTCGAACGAAGTCCTGTCGTCCGTTGGGCAGCAGATCCTGGCCGCCACCATTGCAGGTGTTCTGATGAGCGCGCTGCAGTGGCCAGTGT TGCTTGCCAAGCTCGGTTACCTCATCGACAACCCCTGGTCCAATGCGATGGACCGCGCTAAGGCCGCAGgcctcgtgctcgccgaTGTGCTCATCGAGCGCCACGTTGGTGTCCGCCCAACCTCGCTCATCGGCTTCTCCCTTGGCGCACGTATGATCTTCtacgcgctcctcgagctcgcacGCCGCGGCGCGTATGGCATCGTTCAGGACGTGTACCTCTTCGGCGCGACCATGACGGCGAACCGGCAGACGTGGCTTGACGCGCGCAGCGTCGTGGGTGGGAGATTTGTCAACGGCTTCTCAACCAACGACTGGATGCTCGGGTACCTTCTGCGTGCTGCCACTGGTGGCCTACAGACTGTCGCCGGTCTGCGACCCGTCGAGACCGTGCCGGGGCTCGAGAATGTCGAGGTCACCGACCTTATTCACGGCCACATGAGCTACCGCACTGTGATGCcgcagctgctcgcgcgTGTCGGCTTCCCCGTCACAGCCGAGTACTTTGACGAGCCTGAC gacCCAGACCTCGATCCGGACATCCAGGAGAGGTACATTGTGCAtggcgaagaggaggagccaCAGAAGCAGAAGAAGATCCTTGGTATCTTCCCGCGCAAGAGCAAGGGGAGCCGAACCAACTCTGGCGTGAGTACGCCCGTGCGCAGGTCGGGCGACACTGGGGCCGTTCCTGCGACACCGGCacaggacgacgacgacctcccTCCCCGTGAAGACGGCCCTCCGAATGAGGGCCACCCACCACGCGAGGAAGAAGCCGATATCGGGGAGAGGCCGCGTGTCTCCCACGAACCAAGGGCCTCGGACGACTCCCACAGAGTCTCGTCAGACGTACCTCAGACGTCGTCACTTGACCCTGCAGACGAGGAGGCAGCGGTCCACCACATCCCCAAGACGGCCGGATTTGACTTTGCTGCGATCGGCAAGGTGCTCGGTAAGGACCTGGATGTGACGAAGATTGAACACCATCccgcacctccaccagaGGCGCGGCCCACGTCACCCTTCAAGGCGCCAGAACGCACCGAGTCTGCTCCGCCGCACGCTGTGtcccccacccccgccgACCTCACCAGCCCACTGAGGAGCCAGACCGCCATCAGCTTCCACGGCCTGGcagtcgaggacgacggtgACATTGCGATTATGGCGCAGAAGCAGGCAGCCGAGCaggcgagtgcgagtgcgagtcTCGAGATGCCGAGCTGGGACCGGCCTGCGTGgcccgtcgaggagaagaagaaggcgccGTCCATCTTCGGCTTCAATGCATGGGCGCCTACCCAAAGCGGAAGCGGCTCGTACAACGAGGTGGGAATGCGTGCAGCACCTCCGGCTCGCCCACACCCACCCGAGCTAATGGCCAACCCATTCGCCAATCCATTTGCGTCAAATGGCGagagctcaagctcggtAGGGACTGGACGTTCGCCTCCCAAGCGGCTGGAGATGGCGCTCGAGAACCCCTGGTAG
- the FUN30 gene encoding uncharacterized protein (SNF2 family N-terminal domain) yields MYWYISFLRPPPVGLTLPSDGVVITPQVANDLRTELREEPTPISYVWQRVARPVTTKPAELTIFDPPASTYRPLTVPLPRTARAGERWRLGLFSPPHALEAPLLSLSEAVVPVMGVWSEAIELRAGEPPQAGPVRGVGTDKKGKAKVKREEKKGKAKENGKAKEEAKQTRITRAWPLPPGTSEAQLKLVEQTSFDLDKKVWDSGLALASWLFRWLNERHQNTQAREVLTRLRGARSLELGSGTGLVGIALALLDPKAKVTATDLDSAMEIMRENVALNNVAQRVEADVLDWDAPLPKFAANIPVVLAADVTYNTASFPALVGTLERLLKAKVDGGPPRLLLSYKQRDPGERELWSMLRDRGIGTVMVDTVQGAEDRGEIEIWVGGVGIA; encoded by the exons ATGTACTGGTACAtctccttcctccgcccacCACCAGTTGGCCTTACTCTTCCGAGCGATGGAGTCGTCATCACGCCACAGGTCGCCAACGACCTGCGCACAGA ATTGCGTGAGGAACCCACTCCCATCTCCTACGTCTGgcagcgcgtcgctcgGCCTGTAACGACCAAGCCTGCCGAACTCACGATTTTCGATCCGCCAGCATCCACGTACCGGCCGCTTACGGTACCATTGCCCCGCACCGCGCGGGCTGGCGAAAGATGGCGCCTGGGTCTGTTCTCCCCGCcgcacgcgctcgaggcacCATTGCTCTCTCTGTcggaggcggtggtgcCTGTCATGGGAGTGTGGAGCGAGGCGATTGAgctgcgcgccggcgaACCACCACAGGCCGGGCCTGTGCGTGGTGTCGGCACCGACAAGAAGGGAAAGGCAAAGGTGAAgcgggaggagaagaaaggcaaggccaaggagaacggcaaggccaaggaggaggctaAGCAGACGCGTATCACGCGCGCGTGgcccctccctcccggTACATCGGAAGCccagctcaagctcgtcgaaCAGACGAgcttcgacctcgacaag aaAGTATGGGACTCGGGACTGGCACTCGCGTCCTGGCTCTTCCGTTGGCTCAACGAGAGGCATCAGAACACACAGGCGCGTGAGGTGCTCACCCGCCTACGCGGAGCACGGTCATTGGAACTCGGCAGCGGAACGGGGCTGGTCGGTatcgcgctcgccctcctcgaccccaAGGCCAAAGTCACAGCGACGGATCTTG ACTCTGCGATGGAGATCATGCGCGAAAACGTCGCGCTCAACAATGTCGCGCAGCGGGTAGAGGCGGATGTGCTCGACTGGGACGCGCCGCTGCCTAAATTCGCGGCAAACATACCCGTTGTGCTTGCGGCTGACGTGACATATAACACTGCGTCGTTCCCCGCGTTGGTTGGAACACTGGAGAGGCTACTGAAGGCTAAGGTGGACGGTGGGCCGCCGCGACTGCTGCTCTCGTACAAGCAGCGCGACCCAGGCGAGCGGGAGCTGTGGTCAATGCTGAGGGATCGTGGGATTGGGACAGTGATGGTGGACACGGTGCAGGGCGCTGAAGATCGTGGAGAGATCGAGATCTGGGTGGGAGGCGTAGGGATAGCATAG
- a CDS encoding uncharacterized protein (Uncharacterised conserved protein) has translation MLGLGLEYLSSSDDSDRERKVSSSSPSATEKAPVEKPAPGLKRIRKLPSLPSTFDSASAAHNNPSAHQGRVRSRPFADGDYYAHVYVELDVSAPLRRTIDATLAEASSTCEVHALVPTDGKLHVSLSHPLPLRRDAVKSFPSTLSRTLSGAGAFSLSLAGAPVVYYNTLGGPTQAAGRGKPTPGARAFLGLRVGAGARELADLLGKQEGVLAKMHLPLYHAQPEFHASFGWALCPSPQEGGDINPEATPFPVGLVARLAQHTDPVLAEHPGWHVGALCVKVAKDVTRIQL, from the exons ATGCTGGGCTTAGGGCTCGAATACCTCTCGTCCAGCGACGATAGTGACCGCGA gcgtAAGGTATCGAGTTCATCCCCCTCAGCCACGGAGAAAGCACCAGTGGAGAAACCCGCCCCTGGCCTGAAGCGAATCCGCAAGCTGCCTTCCCTCCCATCCACCTTTgactcggcgtcggcggcgcacaACAACCCGTCCGCACACCAGGGCCGCGTAAGGTCCCGACCCTTCGCCGACGGTGACTATTACGCCCACGTCtacgtcgagctcgatgtcTCGGCTCCTCTTCGGCGCACCATCGACGCCACTCTCGCGGAGGCCTCCTCTACCTGTGAGGTTCATGCCCTAGTCCCCACCGACGGAAAGCTGCAcgtctctctctcccatcccctccctctccgtCGTGATGCGGTGAAATCTTTTCCCTCTACCCTTTCCCGCACCCTCTCAGGTGCCGGGGCGTTCTCGCTGAGCCTGGCCGGCGCGCCAGTCGTATACTACAACACCCTGGGCGGCCCGACTCAAGCGGCCGGGCGCGGAAAGCCAACCCccggcgctcgcgcgttcctcggcctccgTGTCGGTGCGGGGGCTAGGGAGCTCGCAGACCTACTCGGTAAGCAAGAGGGCGTGCTGGCCAAGATGCACCTGCCTCTGTATCATGCTCAGCCCGAGTTTCACGCGAGCTTCGGATGGGCGCTGTGTCCCTCTCCAcaggaaggaggagataTCAATCCAGAGGCCACGCCCTTCCCcgttggcctcgtcgcgcgtctTGCTCAGCACACCGATCccgtgctcgccgagcatCCGGGCTGGCACGTGGGCGCGCTGTGCGTCAaggtcgccaaggacgTCACGCGCATCCAGTTGTAG